The genomic window AAGGAATTGCTAATTCCCGTTCCGAACCTGTGAGGGACACCTTACCCTGTCGTGTAACTAGGGCTTTTTCACTGTACACCGTCACAGATACAATCTGACTTTGTATTGTTTTGCGCCAAGATGGTATTTCCGGGTTAACCACTGCCAGTTTTTTCCTGTGTTAAATGATTCTCCTGGTTAATTATTAAGGCTTAAAGGTCTACCTCGTCAAGCTGCTTAAGTAATGAGTAATGAGTGCTGAGTAATGAGTAATGAGTAATGAGTGCTGAGTAATGAGTAATGAGTAATGAGTAATGAGTAATGAGTGCTTGTCTCCTCTGCCCCCTGCTCCCTGCTCCCCTGCTCCCCTTGCCTCCTACTCCCCTACTCCCCTGCACTAGCATTAGGTGCAACAGTTTGCTCAGTTTGCGCTACAAATTTCTTAGCTGCTTCCAGCAAATACTCGTAGTAAGTATGAGCTACGATTGATAGCTGTTTCCCAGGTGGGTAAACTATGTACCAAGTCCGCTTAATAGGAAAATGCTGTACGTCTAAGATGCTAAATTCGGTATCTGTTAACAGGGTATGGCGAGATAAAACTGAAATTCCTAAGCCGCCGGCGATCGCTTGTTTAATGGCTTCATTACTGCCTAATTCCAGCTTCACTCTTACTTTTACTTGATGTTCTTCCAAGAGACTCTGCACCGCACGACGTGTTCCTGAACCCGGTTCGCGCATAATGAAAGGTTCATTAGATAAACGTTCTATGGGGATGTTTTTTTCCTTGGCTAATGGATGATTTAAGGGTGCAAACACCACCAAGGGATTATCTAAAAATGGCTCGCAAGTCACGTCTACACTTTCTGGAACTTGACTCATAATGTATAAGTCATCCATATTGCTCATCATCCGGTCTATGATGCCTTCGTGGTTTGTGACTTGCAGCGAGATTTCAATTCCCGGATAAAGTTCACAAAAAGGCCCCAACAAACGCGGGATCAAATATTTTGCTGTGGTGATTACTGCTAAACGTAATTGCCCTTGTTTTAGCCCTTTTAAGTTGGCAACTTTCATTTCAAACTGGGCTATTGTCTCAAAAATTTGCCGACAGGTTGCAAACAATTCTCGCCCTGCTTCTGTCAAATAGAGGCGTTTTCCTACTTGCTCAAATAGTGGTAAACCTACCGACTTCGTGAGCTGCTTAATCTGCATCGAAACAGTAGGTTGGGTCAGAAATAGTTCCTCGGCTGCACGAGTAAAACTGCCATGTCGTGCAGCTGCCTCGAACACCTTTAACTGGTGTAGGGTCGCCTGATTCAAGAGTGATTCTCCTCTAATAGCGATTTATCAATATAAAACTAGTATCACTGAATACTCACCAATAATAGAATTTCACTCATATCAAAGTTATGAGTTTAGTATAGATAAAACTCTATTCTCGCTATTAGAAGAAAGTAGTTTTACTTATGGTCTTGAGAAGTTATCATCAATGAAACAAGCAAAGCGTAAGATGCCTTCCAGCTGCAAGATGAATGCTGAATACTGAGTGCATAAATTTTTAATGACAATTTCCCTAAATTGCTCATTTTTTAATTAGCAGTTCATAATTCATCATTCATCATTCCATACTTCTTCTGTAATTTTTACAGGAAGGTTGACTAAATCTGGCAACATTAATACTTCTCTTTCAGCAACTTGTTCTTTGATATTTACTGGCAAGTTTAATGGTTGGCGTTGTTCAATCCAGCAACTTGCTATAGGTAAGGTTTGTTCTAATTCATCTAGGGGTCGGGGAATAACCATCACGGCGTTTAACTCCCCAATGCGTTCTGCTTCAAACATTCCTGCTTCTACTGCTACCGCGACATTAGCTACAGAGCCACGGATAATGGCTGTACACAAACCAGCACCAATTTTTTCATAGGATGCTAGCTGTACATCAGCCGATTTAAGCATGGCATCACACGCACCTACCATTGCGGGAAAGCCTCGTGTTTCGACTAAACCAATTGCTTGGTTACTCAATCGACTATACTGACCTTCTTCCATGAATTGGCTGAGACGGTTAGTAATAGGTAGCACTATGTCGAGGTTGGGAAAAGGTCGGGGAATGACTAAACTAGAAACCAATTGACCGAACTGTTCCGCAGTTTGTACACCAGCTTCTACAGCCAGACGCACATCAGCAATGCCACCACGAACGATCGCCGTACAGTGACCACTACCAATTTTTTCATAGCCAACTAGATGAACCCCAGCAGATTTCAGCATCATGTCCGCAGTTCCCACGATCGCGGGGAAACTGAGGGTGGATACCAAGCCTAAAGCAGTATCCTTGAAGCTGTCTTGACGACGGGTTGTCTGGTTTGTGCTAATAGACTTTTGATTATATGTCTCCATGTGAATCCTCCAGGATACTCACAAACTAACACTTACTCAGAGGAATCGTCAGAAACGGGGGTGTTTAAAAATTGCCGATGGGGAAATAATGTTACTAGAAGTCGTTGGATACTCCCTTGCCCATAAATCTGAGTACCGAAGGTATTAGGGGATTCAGTGGCAGTTTGACCAGATTCTATATCTTCTGGGCTTAGTTCTGTCTGGGTAGAGTCAGTCTCATGATGATCTTCTTCTACAGCAGGAGGTTGATTTTCTGATGCTGTTGAGGATTCTGGTACAGATATAGATTGGTGCGTTACTTCTACAAAAGCTGCGGCTGAGATGGTAGTTGATGTAATCACTTTGTTCTCATTTTCTTTAGGCTTTTGGGTATTTGTAGCAGCAGCGTTATCTGTGGATGTCTCTGGCTGCGGTTCTGTGATATTAATCGCACGACCAATATCTCCTAAAACTGAACCGGGTGGCACTACTAGTCCTGGGGCGACAGAACAGTTAAATACTGTTGTGGCTGAACCAATACAAGCATTCGTGCCGATTTTGCCTTGACCAACCATCAAAAACCCTGCTCC from Nostoc sp. UHCC 0870 includes these protein-coding regions:
- a CDS encoding transferase — its product is MSVPPLRLHNNFDAYISGEVKIHPSAVVAPGVILQAATNSKIIIGAGVCIGMGSILQVNEGTIEVEPGVNLGAGFLMVGQGKIGTNACIGSATTVFNCSVAPGLVVPPGSVLGDIGRAINITEPQPETSTDNAAATNTQKPKENENKVITSTTISAAAFVEVTHQSISVPESSTASENQPPAVEEDHHETDSTQTELSPEDIESGQTATESPNTFGTQIYGQGSIQRLLVTLFPHRQFLNTPVSDDSSE
- a CDS encoding carbon dioxide-concentrating mechanism protein CcmK, which gives rise to METYNQKSISTNQTTRRQDSFKDTALGLVSTLSFPAIVGTADMMLKSAGVHLVGYEKIGSGHCTAIVRGGIADVRLAVEAGVQTAEQFGQLVSSLVIPRPFPNLDIVLPITNRLSQFMEEGQYSRLSNQAIGLVETRGFPAMVGACDAMLKSADVQLASYEKIGAGLCTAIIRGSVANVAVAVEAGMFEAERIGELNAVMVIPRPLDELEQTLPIASCWIEQRQPLNLPVNIKEQVAEREVLMLPDLVNLPVKITEEVWNDE
- a CDS encoding LysR family transcriptional regulator, whose amino-acid sequence is MNQATLHQLKVFEAAARHGSFTRAAEELFLTQPTVSMQIKQLTKSVGLPLFEQVGKRLYLTEAGRELFATCRQIFETIAQFEMKVANLKGLKQGQLRLAVITTAKYLIPRLLGPFCELYPGIEISLQVTNHEGIIDRMMSNMDDLYIMSQVPESVDVTCEPFLDNPLVVFAPLNHPLAKEKNIPIERLSNEPFIMREPGSGTRRAVQSLLEEHQVKVRVKLELGSNEAIKQAIAGGLGISVLSRHTLLTDTEFSILDVQHFPIKRTWYIVYPPGKQLSIVAHTYYEYLLEAAKKFVAQTEQTVAPNASAGE